Part of the Paenibacillus guangzhouensis genome is shown below.
TCGATGCATTTATCGGCTTGCTCTTCTTGGAGGCTTAAATTCGCTCCATGAAACGCTCGTTCATCGCAGATCTAGTTCTACTCTTGGTTGCCCTTATCTGGGGAACAACTTTTCTTATTGTGCAGCATGCGATTCAGGCCCTGCCGCCGCTTGCCTTCAACGGCATCCGGTTCGCGGGGGCCGCGCTCTTATTCTTCTTCATCCTATGCTTCACTCGTCGCGACTGGCTGAAGCAGTTGAATAGACGGATCCTCTGGCACGGCTTTGTGCTCGGCATCCTGCTGTTCGGCGGATATGCGTTCCAGACGTACGGCCTTCTGTACACAACCTCATCTAATGCCGGGTTCATTACAGGGCTCTCTGTCGTCTTGGTTCCTTTCTTCGCGATGTGGTTCTTGCGCCAGCGTCTGAATTGGATCGCTTGGCTCAGCGCCGCGATTGCGCTCGTCGGCCTATTCCTGCTCTCCACGGGTGGGTCATCCTTAACTGTGAATGTTGGCGATGCGCTCGTACTGCTCTGCGCGATTTGCTTTGCTTTGCAGATTGTGGCGACTGGTCGATATGCGCCGGAGCATCCAACGCTGCTGCTCGTGACGATCCAGCTCGGCACGGTAGGGATTCTCGGTATTACCGGATCTATTCTCTTCGAGGACACCGGGACGGTGCAGGATTGGATACACTTGGCATCGCAGCCGGAAGTGCTGACGGCCCTCGCGATTACACTGCTGTTCGGCACCGCCTTCGCGTTCTGGGCACAGACCTACTGCCAGAAGTACACGTCTCCCGCACGCGTCGTGATTATTTTCGCCATGGAGCCTGTCTTCGCTGGCATAACCGGGGTCATCTGGGGTCACGAGAAGCTTGGCGTTGCCGCCATCATCGGGTGTGTATTGATGTTCATCAGTATGCTAATCGCCGAGCTGCGCCCTTCAGACCAACATACCTCTGACTCGCTCGTAGAATCACTAGAACGGAATTAAATATACAATACCCCACGTCCCATATACGGCTTATCTGAACGTGGGAGGCTCATCTTAGGAGGATCCATCATGTACAAACTCATCGCCATCGACGTTGATGATACACTCATCAATGATGATAAAATCGTTACCGAAGCAACCCAGCAAGCCCTCGAGCAAGCGATCACCAAAGGTGTCACCGTTACGCTCGCAACGGGCCGGATGTATGCATCCGCCCAAGCCATTGCCCGTCAAATCGGGATGAACGTGCCGCTCATTACCTATCAAGGTTCCCTGGTCAAAAACTTATTGGACGGTCACGTACTCTATGAACGTAGCGTTCCGCAAGACGCTGCGCGCCGCATTTGGCAATATGCCGAAGAACACAGCCTTCATTTGCAGCTCTATATCGACGACCAGCTCTATGTGCAAGTCGACAATGAGAAGACGCAGTCCTATGCGGGTCTCTCCAAAATTCCTTACATCGTTGAACCCGACTTCAGCAAGCTGATCGATCAGCCTTCCACGAAAATGCTTATCATTGATGAGCCTGATTACCTGGATGAAGTTGCTGTGGAGCTCCGTGATCTACTAGGCAGTGGCGTGCATATTACGAAGTCCAAGCCGCACTTT
Proteins encoded:
- a CDS encoding Cof-type HAD-IIB family hydrolase — protein: MYKLIAIDVDDTLINDDKIVTEATQQALEQAITKGVTVTLATGRMYASAQAIARQIGMNVPLITYQGSLVKNLLDGHVLYERSVPQDAARRIWQYAEEHSLHLQLYIDDQLYVQVDNEKTQSYAGLSKIPYIVEPDFSKLIDQPSTKMLIIDEPDYLDEVAVELRDLLGSGVHITKSKPHFLEIMHSEGTKGHALTYLAEHFGCDLSEVMAIGDAWNDREMLEVAGLGVAMGNAVPSLKEIADEITLSNNDDGVAHVIRKHILS
- a CDS encoding DMT family transporter, with amino-acid sequence MKRSFIADLVLLLVALIWGTTFLIVQHAIQALPPLAFNGIRFAGAALLFFFILCFTRRDWLKQLNRRILWHGFVLGILLFGGYAFQTYGLLYTTSSNAGFITGLSVVLVPFFAMWFLRQRLNWIAWLSAAIALVGLFLLSTGGSSLTVNVGDALVLLCAICFALQIVATGRYAPEHPTLLLVTIQLGTVGILGITGSILFEDTGTVQDWIHLASQPEVLTALAITLLFGTAFAFWAQTYCQKYTSPARVVIIFAMEPVFAGITGVIWGHEKLGVAAIIGCVLMFISMLIAELRPSDQHTSDSLVESLERN